The following coding sequences are from one Methanomicrobiales archaeon HGW-Methanomicrobiales-1 window:
- a CDS encoding 30S ribosomal protein S6e — MVDLKVVLSDPKTGRAYNVDASGGAAGSIVGKRIGDELDAAPIGLAGYRIKITGASDRTGIPAKKGIPGAGRRNLLLAGGIGFHPTMEGERRRKTIRSSEITQDFVQINASVTAYGEKSLDEIFPKVEGQKEEKAAAKARGKR, encoded by the coding sequence ATGGTGGACTTAAAAGTCGTATTATCAGACCCCAAGACCGGTCGCGCCTACAATGTCGATGCCAGCGGTGGCGCGGCAGGGTCGATCGTTGGCAAGCGTATCGGCGATGAATTAGATGCAGCCCCCATCGGGCTTGCAGGATACCGGATCAAGATCACCGGTGCATCCGACAGGACCGGTATCCCTGCAAAGAAGGGTATTCCCGGCGCAGGACGCAGGAACCTGCTCCTTGCCGGCGGAATCGGTTTTCACCCCACCATGGAAGGGGAACGCCGGAGAAAGACCATCCGCTCCAGCGAGATCACCCAGGATTTCGTGCAGATAAATGCCAGCGTAACCGCCTACGGAGAGAAATCCTTAGACGAGATCTTCCCGAAAGTCGAAGGGCAAAAGGAAGAAAAAGCTGCAGCAAAAGCCCGCGGCAAGAGATAA
- a CDS encoding DUF2240 domain-containing protein: MTLQVTIAAPFKHTRKTGMRKNELVYYYALDRKWMSTDQANQLLRRAEEEGFLSLENGIFTPRFDLTAITIPIGFKPTSAIFERNDPAQELIRRIATAKNMQEIDIVAEMNRTIRDGFDSHLLPPAALVFLAKKYQVPFEDLSEALMQGVKKG, translated from the coding sequence GTGACGCTTCAGGTTACGATCGCAGCACCGTTCAAGCATACCCGCAAGACCGGTATGAGAAAAAACGAACTGGTCTACTATTACGCGCTCGACCGGAAATGGATGAGTACCGACCAGGCGAACCAGCTTCTGCGGAGAGCGGAAGAAGAGGGCTTTTTGAGCCTGGAGAATGGGATCTTTACGCCCCGGTTCGATCTTACTGCTATCACGATCCCCATAGGCTTCAAACCTACATCCGCCATCTTTGAACGCAATGATCCGGCCCAGGAACTTATCCGGCGGATTGCAACGGCTAAAAATATGCAGGAGATCGATATTGTTGCAGAGATGAACCGGACGATCAGGGACGGGTTCGACAGTCATCTCCTGCCACCGGCTGCGCTCGTGTTTCTCGCCAAAAAATATCAGGTCCCCTTTGAGGATCTGTCCGAAGCGCTTATGCAGGGTGTGAAAAAAGGCTGA
- a CDS encoding 30S ribosomal protein S8e yields the protein MQWQGESVRKVTGGRRRPAAMKRRAEIGLAPADTHIGEDRKKIIRTFGGNEKVRALRAAFANVTNPANGETKKVKIQTVEKNTANPNFVRRNLLTKGAVIKTEIGHARIMSRPGQDGVINAVLLA from the coding sequence ATGCAGTGGCAGGGAGAATCAGTACGTAAGGTAACCGGTGGCAGGCGCCGCCCGGCAGCGATGAAGCGAAGAGCAGAAATCGGTCTTGCACCGGCAGACACCCATATCGGGGAAGACCGCAAGAAGATCATCCGCACGTTTGGTGGAAACGAAAAGGTCCGGGCGCTCCGGGCAGCCTTTGCAAATGTCACCAATCCCGCAAATGGCGAAACCAAAAAAGTGAAGATCCAGACGGTCGAGAAGAACACTGCAAACCCGAACTTTGTCCGGAGAAACCTGCTCACCAAGGGCGCAGTTATCAAGACCGAGATTGGACACGCCCGCATTATGAGCCGCCCGGGCCAGGACGGCGTTATTAACGCAGTGTTGCTCGCATAA
- the hypB gene encoding hydrogenase accessory protein HypB, producing the protein MHHIDVRIEKDVYDVNNALASQNAQHLKAHGVRAFDLLGAIGSGKTALIERLVPLLNKKGLKAGAIAGDVYGDDDFRRIVALGIPAFNANTGKECHLDAHLVEHAIDQLPLDDIDVLFIENVGNMVCPTDFRLGAEKRIVVVSSTEGDDVVNKHPMMFRDCTIGVINKVDLAPLVGANLDRMQSDIKRYNPSMPVFRTNLKTGDGVAALLDSILA; encoded by the coding sequence ATGCATCATATCGACGTCAGGATTGAGAAGGATGTGTACGACGTCAATAACGCCCTGGCCAGCCAGAATGCGCAGCATCTGAAGGCTCACGGGGTCCGGGCGTTTGACCTCCTCGGGGCGATCGGTTCAGGTAAGACTGCGCTCATCGAACGCCTTGTCCCGCTGCTCAACAAAAAAGGATTAAAAGCCGGTGCGATTGCCGGGGACGTATATGGGGACGATGACTTCCGGCGCATTGTTGCACTCGGAATTCCGGCGTTCAATGCGAACACCGGCAAAGAATGCCATCTCGATGCTCATCTCGTGGAACACGCAATCGACCAACTTCCTCTCGATGATATCGATGTCCTCTTCATCGAGAATGTGGGTAACATGGTCTGCCCCACGGATTTCCGGCTCGGTGCCGAGAAGCGGATCGTAGTGGTGAGTTCCACGGAAGGAGACGATGTGGTGAACAAGCACCCGATGATGTTCCGGGACTGCACGATCGGGGTTATCAATAAAGTCGATCTGGCACCGCTTGTCGGGGCAAATCTCGACAGGATGCAATCGGATATCAAGCGGTATAATCCTTCGATGCCGGTCTTCCGGACAAACCTGAAAACCGGTGATGGCGTAGCAGCCCTGCTCGACAGTATTCTTGCATAA
- a CDS encoding signal recognition particle protein Srp19, with translation MVEGECILYPCYFNAGFTRAEGRRVPRSLAAKGPVLMDIERSLRKMGVTFRAEEQHHPAHWERHEGRIIAEWTDKKEILIKKVAQKMDKGR, from the coding sequence ATGGTGGAAGGGGAGTGCATTCTTTATCCCTGCTACTTTAATGCAGGGTTTACACGGGCTGAGGGCAGGAGAGTTCCGCGCAGCCTGGCAGCCAAGGGGCCGGTTCTTATGGATATTGAACGCTCCCTTCGGAAGATGGGAGTGACCTTCCGGGCTGAAGAGCAGCACCATCCTGCACACTGGGAACGCCATGAAGGTCGTATTATTGCCGAATGGACCGATAAAAAAGAGATACTCATAAAAAAAGTTGCCCAGAAGATGGATAAAGGGCGGTAA
- a CDS encoding PHP domain-containing protein, protein MYDLHTHTILSDGEMLPTELIRRMAVMGYTTVAIADHADASNIKEILTTLTRVRETAQIYGVKLLCGVELTHVPPTRIAGLAKSAKVLGADIVVVHGETTVEPVAPGTNNAACKCRYVDVLAHPGLISIKDARIAAKNGIALELTSRGGHNRTNGHVAQIAQQADCQLVVDSDAHAPQDILTEEAKFIVAKGAGLTDAQCKEVLSLNIDQFLDS, encoded by the coding sequence ATGTATGACCTGCACACCCACACGATCCTCTCCGATGGGGAAATGCTCCCGACAGAATTAATCCGGCGGATGGCCGTGATGGGTTACACGACCGTTGCAATCGCGGATCATGCTGACGCATCCAATATCAAAGAGATACTTACAACCCTGACCCGGGTCCGTGAGACTGCACAGATTTATGGGGTGAAACTCCTTTGCGGGGTTGAGCTCACCCATGTTCCACCCACCCGGATCGCGGGTCTGGCAAAATCTGCAAAGGTGCTCGGGGCAGATATCGTTGTTGTTCACGGGGAAACAACAGTAGAACCGGTTGCTCCCGGGACAAACAATGCCGCTTGTAAGTGCAGGTATGTCGATGTGCTCGCCCACCCGGGACTCATCTCGATCAAGGATGCGCGGATTGCTGCAAAGAACGGGATTGCCCTTGAACTTACCTCACGGGGCGGGCACAACCGGACGAACGGTCATGTGGCACAGATCGCACAGCAGGCAGACTGCCAGCTCGTGGTTGACTCTGATGCGCATGCTCCTCAAGATATCCTGACAGAAGAGGCAAAATTTATCGTGGCAAAAGGGGCCGGACTGACCGATGCTCAGTGCAAAGAGGTCCTATCTTTAAATATCGACCAATTCCTGGATTCCTGA
- a CDS encoding RNA-binding protein yields MKVVGRAMSTVGSRMLIIQCDAGQLPALYSEVTDKRMKPVGKILDLFGNVKAPYAAVLCREKCAVLPNDKLFTR; encoded by the coding sequence ATGAAGGTTGTTGGTCGAGCGATGAGCACCGTTGGCAGCCGGATGCTCATTATCCAGTGCGATGCCGGCCAGCTCCCCGCATTGTACAGTGAAGTAACTGACAAGCGGATGAAACCAGTGGGAAAGATTCTGGATCTTTTTGGCAATGTAAAAGCACCGTACGCTGCAGTTCTCTGCCGCGAAAAATGCGCAGTCCTGCCCAACGATAAACTCTTCACAAGATAA
- the tfb gene encoding transcription initiation factor IIB (stabilizes TBP binding to an archaeal box-A promoter; responsible for recruiting RNA polymerase II to the pre-initiation complex): MTEIEKLKTLQTEREALKSRTKQKETEKKAENHTETVCPECGGRQLVHDYERAELVCQSCGLVLDDDFIDRGPEWRAFDHDQRMKRSRVGAPMTFTIHDKGLSTMIDWRNRDSYGRAISSKNRAQLYRLRKWQRRIRVSNATERNLAFALSELDRMASALGLPRNVRETAAVVYRDAVDKNLIRGRSIEGVAAAALYAACRQCSVPRTLDEIAEVSRVSRKEIGRTYRFISRELGLKLLPTSPIDYVPRFCSGLTLKGEVQSRAVEILRQAGERELTSGRGPTGVAAAAIYISSILGGERRTQREVAEVAGVTEVTIRNRYKELAEKLDIEIIL, from the coding sequence ATGACAGAAATTGAGAAGTTAAAAACCCTCCAGACTGAGAGAGAAGCGCTTAAGTCGCGGACAAAGCAGAAAGAGACGGAGAAGAAAGCAGAGAATCACACCGAAACAGTCTGTCCCGAGTGCGGCGGGCGACAACTGGTTCACGACTACGAGCGGGCCGAACTGGTCTGCCAGAGCTGCGGGCTGGTGCTCGATGATGATTTCATCGACCGGGGTCCCGAATGGCGTGCATTCGACCATGACCAGCGCATGAAGCGCTCAAGGGTCGGCGCACCGATGACCTTTACCATCCACGACAAGGGTCTCTCGACCATGATCGACTGGCGCAACCGCGACAGCTATGGAAGGGCAATCTCCTCCAAGAACCGGGCACAGCTCTACCGGCTCCGCAAGTGGCAGCGCCGTATCCGTGTCAGCAATGCAACTGAGCGCAACCTCGCATTCGCCCTTTCAGAACTTGACCGGATGGCATCGGCTCTCGGCCTCCCGCGAAACGTCCGTGAGACGGCAGCAGTCGTGTACCGTGATGCGGTGGACAAGAACCTGATCCGCGGGCGGAGCATTGAAGGTGTGGCAGCAGCCGCCCTCTATGCAGCCTGCAGGCAGTGTAGCGTGCCAAGAACCCTTGACGAGATCGCCGAAGTGTCGCGTGTATCCAGAAAAGAGATTGGCAGAACCTACCGTTTCATCTCCCGTGAACTCGGATTAAAACTCCTCCCGACATCCCCCATCGATTACGTGCCGCGTTTCTGCTCGGGACTTACCCTGAAGGGCGAAGTCCAGAGCCGTGCCGTGGAGATTCTCCGGCAGGCCGGGGAACGAGAACTTACCAGTGGCCGGGGCCCGACCGGTGTGGCAGCAGCCGCAATTTATATCTCATCAATTCTCGGTGGCGAGCGGCGCACTCAGCGTGAAGTGGCAGAAGTAGCTGGTGTTACCGAAGTCACCATCCGCAACCGGTACAAGGAACTTGCAGAGAAGCTCGACATCGAGATCATTCTCTGA
- the thiL gene encoding thiamine-phosphate kinase — MDDRELLNVVAGIVGRENLLDDCAELPFGEEIMVVTTDMLHRTTDFVEGMTDWQAGWMSAAVTLSDIAGMGAVPKYLLIAVGLDDWKSLSGVMQGAQDCCKKYGATIIGGDIDRHGELTVVTTGLGIVGRESIVRRKGARPGDLVCITGTPGQAQARLDGYLQFEKALFEPQPRVEEGQCLGRAGVSAMMDDSDGIALSLYDLMSVNGCGFAIDSAKLPLAAGIPPEQARELALHGGGDYELIFTLVPDKFPVSGVPSTVIGTVVTEQTVTVDGRPLAKRGYQHRWE, encoded by the coding sequence GTGGATGACCGCGAGCTCCTGAATGTGGTAGCAGGGATTGTCGGGCGGGAGAACCTGCTGGATGACTGCGCCGAGCTGCCATTTGGCGAAGAGATCATGGTAGTGACGACCGATATGCTCCACCGGACTACTGATTTTGTCGAGGGTATGACCGATTGGCAGGCCGGCTGGATGAGTGCAGCAGTCACCCTCTCTGATATTGCGGGCATGGGCGCCGTGCCGAAATATCTGCTGATTGCCGTAGGACTCGATGACTGGAAGTCCCTGTCAGGAGTGATGCAGGGAGCACAGGACTGCTGCAAAAAATACGGGGCAACTATCATCGGAGGCGATATCGATCGGCACGGGGAGCTGACCGTTGTAACAACCGGCCTGGGAATTGTCGGCAGGGAATCCATCGTGCGGCGGAAAGGAGCCCGACCGGGCGATCTGGTCTGCATTACCGGCACGCCCGGGCAGGCGCAGGCAAGGCTTGACGGGTATCTCCAGTTTGAAAAGGCGCTCTTTGAGCCGCAGCCCCGGGTGGAGGAGGGCCAGTGTCTCGGTCGGGCCGGTGTCAGTGCCATGATGGACGACAGCGATGGGATTGCACTCTCGTTGTATGACCTGATGAGCGTGAACGGGTGCGGTTTTGCAATCGATTCCGCAAAACTGCCTCTCGCCGCCGGGATCCCCCCGGAACAGGCACGCGAACTCGCGCTCCATGGCGGCGGGGATTATGAGCTGATTTTCACTCTGGTTCCCGACAAATTCCCTGTTTCCGGAGTGCCTTCCACGGTTATCGGGACCGTGGTGACAGAACAAACGGTTACCGTTGATGGCCGTCCGCTTGCAAAACGCGGGTACCAGCACCGGTGGGAATAA
- a CDS encoding DUF460 domain-containing protein has translation MRDRLSVFGLDIIKGSVRSRTCRPVYALIRMEGQTIISESEVSMFRLFRMLREDQPDILAVDSLQEIAADQRELYFFLQGLPPQTRLVQVTGGERKETLGKVAARYNISFNRFDPFAEARTSAQVATLGAGAEVIAFENESEIIVSRHRSPGKGGWSQNRYVRKIHGAVQFKGREIEQALVAAGQRYEKKETRAFGGCSRVVFRVFTTRDQVPVSTYRGADVQVRINGKRLERIRFRPLSGKPRYLIVGIDPGTTTAFAALDLDGNLLHLQSSRQMNMGDVIEALYKIGKPLIIASDVQDMPFSVEKIRRAFSAVAYTPKQDVSVETKLELAAPFPYGNDHERDALSAALDAYRQYRHKFQNLLKRIPTGHDLDEVRARVIRGQSLEQALGEMHGGATPAPQREAPPVRVDEKHDERVRMLDGMVKRLRTFVAELQEEIKGKEYEIHRLQVRIRKVQTNRDAELAKDTEVVKKDAIIQSLKKHLRKEERHNRNLVKRLARIKQFAELSMDGEVLPVKVMDSLTKDALRRLADDVGIDEGDIIFITRIDGWGRSVVKDLADMRVKAVVIGAAVLAGSDPQILPAFREAGLPILTDKEAGVQIRGKQGLCGKETLDQALLQWQGVQVRHEREKKTEMIEHIFKEYKSERGKEVKKSG, from the coding sequence ATGCGTGACCGGCTGAGTGTCTTTGGCCTCGATATCATCAAGGGATCAGTAAGGTCCCGTACCTGTAGGCCGGTCTATGCCCTGATCCGGATGGAAGGCCAGACGATCATCAGCGAATCCGAAGTCTCGATGTTCCGGCTCTTTCGGATGCTACGGGAGGACCAGCCCGATATCCTCGCCGTGGACAGCCTGCAGGAGATCGCGGCTGACCAGCGCGAACTCTACTTCTTTTTACAGGGCCTGCCCCCCCAGACCCGGCTCGTCCAGGTAACCGGTGGTGAGCGCAAGGAGACGCTCGGGAAGGTTGCCGCCCGGTACAATATCAGTTTCAACCGCTTCGATCCTTTTGCTGAAGCCCGGACCTCCGCACAGGTCGCTACCCTGGGTGCCGGCGCCGAAGTGATCGCGTTTGAGAACGAGAGCGAGATCATCGTGAGCCGTCATCGCTCTCCTGGTAAGGGCGGGTGGAGCCAGAACCGGTACGTGCGTAAGATCCACGGGGCGGTCCAGTTCAAGGGGCGGGAGATCGAGCAGGCCCTGGTCGCAGCCGGGCAGCGGTACGAGAAGAAGGAGACCCGGGCATTTGGCGGGTGCAGCCGGGTGGTATTCCGTGTGTTTACTACCCGGGACCAGGTACCCGTCTCCACGTACCGTGGTGCTGACGTTCAGGTGCGTATCAATGGCAAGCGGCTCGAACGGATCCGGTTCCGCCCGCTTTCAGGAAAACCGCGGTACCTTATTGTCGGGATTGACCCGGGAACGACAACAGCCTTTGCTGCTTTGGATCTTGACGGCAATCTCCTGCACCTCCAGAGTTCCCGTCAGATGAACATGGGAGATGTGATCGAAGCTCTCTACAAAATCGGAAAACCCCTTATCATCGCGTCCGATGTGCAGGACATGCCTTTTTCCGTGGAGAAGATCCGTCGTGCGTTCAGCGCGGTAGCCTATACTCCAAAGCAGGATGTGAGTGTCGAGACCAAGCTGGAGCTTGCTGCACCCTTTCCGTATGGAAATGATCATGAGCGGGATGCACTCTCCGCAGCGCTCGATGCGTACCGCCAGTACCGGCATAAGTTCCAGAACCTGTTGAAGCGGATACCCACGGGGCACGATCTCGATGAAGTCCGTGCACGGGTGATCCGCGGGCAGTCGTTAGAGCAGGCGCTCGGTGAGATGCACGGCGGTGCAACCCCAGCCCCCCAACGGGAAGCACCCCCCGTCCGGGTTGATGAAAAGCACGATGAACGGGTGCGGATGCTGGACGGGATGGTCAAGCGACTTCGCACGTTTGTTGCGGAACTGCAGGAAGAGATCAAAGGGAAAGAGTACGAGATTCACCGCCTCCAGGTACGCATCCGGAAGGTCCAGACGAACCGTGATGCCGAGCTGGCAAAAGATACGGAAGTGGTGAAAAAGGATGCAATTATCCAGAGTTTGAAAAAACATTTACGAAAAGAGGAACGCCATAACCGGAACCTCGTCAAACGCCTGGCACGGATTAAACAGTTCGCGGAACTCTCCATGGATGGCGAGGTGCTGCCGGTAAAAGTGATGGACTCGCTGACAAAAGACGCTCTCCGGAGGCTCGCAGACGATGTGGGAATCGATGAGGGTGACATTATTTTTATCACCCGGATCGATGGCTGGGGGAGGAGCGTTGTCAAGGATCTCGCTGATATGCGGGTGAAAGCAGTGGTTATCGGGGCTGCAGTTCTTGCCGGCAGCGATCCGCAGATCCTGCCTGCGTTTCGCGAAGCCGGTCTGCCGATTCTTACTGATAAGGAGGCCGGTGTCCAGATCCGTGGAAAGCAGGGACTCTGCGGAAAGGAGACACTGGATCAGGCACTGCTCCAGTGGCAGGGTGTGCAGGTCCGGCATGAACGGGAGAAGAAGACCGAAATGATCGAGCACATCTTCAAGGAGTATAAGAGCGAACGGGGTAAGGAGGTAAAAAAGAGTGGATGA
- a CDS encoding serine/threonine protein phosphatase — MAVSAEHIRTLHKYEKTILSVLERQMSRYAWVPLEQLVTSTGFAESEVNYRLARLIEWGMVRFNPVPYDGYALVFGGYDTLALASLTRKGIISALGTQLGEGKESIVYEALGLGPVAIKFHRIGGRSFNSARVNREYMVDGHCPWLVASKLSAEREYKALVALHPKVSVPLPIAQNRHTVVMALIQGANLNRCKLEAPAAVLDEILLNVRNAYQAGFIHADLSEYNILMEDSRCVLIDWPQWTETSHPNAEVILYRDIDNILTYFKRKYKLTYNREDAIQCVTG; from the coding sequence ATGGCTGTCTCTGCGGAACACATCCGCACCCTGCATAAATATGAAAAAACGATTCTTTCAGTGCTTGAGCGCCAGATGTCCCGGTATGCCTGGGTCCCTCTCGAACAATTAGTCACCAGTACCGGGTTTGCAGAATCCGAAGTGAATTACCGGTTAGCACGCCTGATCGAGTGGGGAATGGTGCGGTTCAACCCGGTCCCTTACGACGGGTATGCCCTTGTTTTTGGGGGGTATGACACCCTGGCACTCGCCAGTCTCACCCGCAAAGGGATCATATCGGCACTGGGAACACAGCTGGGTGAAGGCAAGGAGTCGATTGTCTACGAGGCGCTCGGTCTCGGGCCGGTTGCCATCAAGTTCCACCGGATCGGGGGGCGTTCCTTCAATTCTGCCCGGGTCAACCGGGAGTATATGGTCGATGGGCACTGCCCCTGGCTCGTTGCATCAAAGCTCTCTGCCGAACGGGAGTACAAGGCGCTTGTGGCCCTTCACCCGAAGGTCAGCGTGCCGCTTCCCATTGCACAGAACCGGCATACGGTGGTGATGGCGCTGATCCAGGGGGCAAACCTCAACCGTTGCAAGCTGGAGGCTCCTGCTGCGGTGCTCGACGAGATCCTTCTCAATGTCCGCAATGCCTACCAGGCCGGGTTCATCCACGCCGATCTCTCCGAATATAACATCCTCATGGAAGACAGCAGGTGCGTGCTCATTGACTGGCCCCAGTGGACCGAGACTTCTCATCCGAATGCAGAAGTCATCCTTTACCGGGATATTGATAACATCCTCACGTATTTTAAACGAAAATACAAACTCACGTACAACCGCGAGGATGCGATTCAATGCGTGACCGGCTGA
- a CDS encoding potassium transporter TrkA: MAHTKRGQVWRVIRNSPGIQITIYFLAFAMLIALYTYIFYTVYPVFENKPISWPDALLFVVESMTTVGYGWLLPFTNDYTTFLTIQIMLSGVIMIFVVIPLLLAPFLTVLLAPAPPRKTPHMLSGHTVVMGYDELTRSVIDSLTISEHDILIIEQDRTTALEIATYYRKRAYVIWGDYNDPGTWAAAHIDKAKNIVICKDERQTASIVLGIREQVKGKIISIVDKLSFERYLRYAGADYVLSPKHATGRILARHAVLNPSGDAEPDIPGLDRININLEHKAEQELRLINIPVVFGCRAAFKSLTGLQLFERFGIIVPFLWKAGKFIPEPGHDIIVDNTTSLFLFGRAESIVTAIREEFDINGCADAFAVIAGFGDVGSGAYQELQASGVSCIVVDSKQQGVEQVVGNAEDEAVLKEARIEEARFCVVALNDDDVNIFTTLMARNLNPVIRILARANEPATVEKLYRAGADYVALLPMIGGQTIARIILAETATILLELPNNDLVILKHAHKNYSKPLKWFTRKTGVRIIGIESPNRSIIAPSPEEIILEGDALIAVGDTEQLKKFIHLV; this comes from the coding sequence ATGGCGCACACTAAACGCGGGCAGGTATGGCGTGTAATCAGGAACTCACCGGGAATTCAGATCACGATCTATTTCCTGGCATTTGCCATGCTCATCGCACTCTACACGTACATATTTTATACGGTATATCCGGTGTTTGAGAACAAGCCGATCTCATGGCCTGATGCACTTCTTTTTGTGGTCGAATCAATGACAACGGTGGGCTACGGCTGGCTGCTCCCGTTTACTAACGATTACACCACATTCCTTACGATCCAGATTATGTTGTCCGGGGTGATCATGATCTTTGTCGTCATCCCGCTTCTCCTCGCCCCGTTTCTCACGGTTCTTCTTGCACCCGCTCCTCCACGAAAAACCCCCCATATGCTGTCGGGGCATACCGTTGTGATGGGATATGATGAGCTCACGCGTTCTGTTATTGACAGCCTCACAATCTCAGAACATGATATCCTGATCATTGAACAGGACAGGACAACCGCCCTTGAAATTGCCACATATTACCGGAAACGTGCCTATGTGATCTGGGGAGATTATAACGATCCCGGCACATGGGCTGCAGCACATATCGATAAGGCAAAGAACATTGTTATCTGCAAGGATGAGCGGCAGACAGCCAGCATCGTTCTTGGCATTCGTGAACAGGTTAAAGGAAAGATCATTTCCATTGTGGACAAGCTCTCCTTTGAACGGTATCTCCGTTATGCGGGAGCAGATTACGTACTGTCCCCCAAACACGCAACCGGGAGGATCCTGGCACGACACGCTGTTCTCAACCCGAGCGGGGATGCAGAGCCGGATATTCCCGGACTTGACAGGATTAACATCAACCTCGAGCACAAGGCAGAGCAGGAACTCAGGCTCATCAACATCCCGGTGGTTTTCGGGTGCAGGGCGGCATTCAAATCCCTTACAGGTCTTCAGCTCTTTGAACGATTCGGTATCATCGTCCCATTCCTCTGGAAAGCCGGAAAATTCATTCCAGAACCCGGTCACGATATCATTGTCGACAACACGACATCCCTCTTCCTTTTTGGCAGGGCCGAATCCATTGTCACTGCGATCCGTGAAGAATTCGATATCAACGGGTGTGCAGATGCATTCGCGGTGATCGCAGGATTCGGGGATGTTGGTTCTGGTGCGTACCAGGAACTCCAGGCTTCCGGCGTCTCCTGCATTGTAGTGGACTCGAAACAACAGGGAGTGGAGCAGGTTGTCGGCAATGCCGAAGATGAAGCGGTGTTGAAAGAAGCCCGTATAGAAGAGGCACGGTTCTGCGTTGTTGCATTGAACGATGACGATGTGAATATTTTTACTACCCTCATGGCCCGGAACCTCAACCCGGTCATACGGATCCTTGCCCGTGCCAATGAGCCTGCTACTGTTGAAAAACTCTACCGGGCGGGAGCAGATTATGTTGCTCTCCTGCCCATGATTGGGGGCCAGACAATCGCAAGGATCATTCTTGCTGAAACAGCCACCATTCTCCTTGAACTGCCAAATAACGATCTGGTGATACTCAAACATGCCCATAAGAACTATTCAAAACCCCTGAAATGGTTCACCCGGAAAACCGGGGTCCGCATCATCGGTATCGAGAGTCCAAACCGGTCTATCATCGCCCCGTCTCCAGAGGAGATCATTTTAGAAGGCGATGCTCTTATCGCGGTGGGGGATACCGAACAGTTGAAAAAATTCATTCACCTAGTATAA
- a CDS encoding NAD(+) synthetase, which produces MAAELGCRLGQIEQMIRYAYWNSGCTGIVIGVSGGVDSAVAAAFCCRAIGPEKVLGLSLPSAISNPEDCKDAATLCTRLGMEHRIVSIEPMLEGFKAMTGYTGSRYLTGNLMARIRMAVVYYQANIDHRLVCGTSNRSEYMLGYCTKHGDNAADIQPLLHLYKDGVYEAARELNIPDSILKKAPSAGLWEGQSDESEIGLSYPEIDASLRALELHEWKAATPTEEKVLALVKKSEHKRLPAPNLLATL; this is translated from the coding sequence ATGGCAGCAGAGCTTGGGTGCAGGTTGGGACAGATTGAGCAGATGATCCGGTATGCTTACTGGAACAGTGGATGCACGGGTATCGTTATTGGGGTCAGCGGGGGTGTTGATTCTGCGGTGGCAGCAGCGTTCTGCTGCCGGGCGATAGGCCCTGAAAAAGTTCTCGGGCTTTCGCTTCCCTCAGCAATAAGCAATCCTGAAGATTGTAAGGATGCTGCGACACTCTGTACCCGGCTTGGCATGGAGCACCGGATAGTCAGTATCGAACCGATGCTTGAAGGCTTCAAGGCCATGACAGGATATACCGGGTCCCGGTACCTGACCGGGAACCTTATGGCGCGGATCAGGATGGCAGTTGTCTATTATCAGGCCAACATCGACCACCGGCTCGTATGCGGCACATCCAACCGGAGCGAGTATATGCTCGGCTACTGCACGAAACACGGTGACAATGCAGCAGACATACAGCCGCTCCTTCATTTGTATAAAGATGGAGTCTATGAAGCCGCACGGGAACTCAACATTCCGGATTCTATCCTGAAAAAAGCCCCATCTGCAGGGTTATGGGAGGGCCAGAGTGACGAGAGCGAGATCGGGCTTTCCTATCCCGAGATCGATGCATCATTGAGGGCTCTTGAACTGCACGAGTGGAAAGCAGCAACCCCGACCGAAGAAAAAGTCCTTGCACTGGTGAAAAAAAGCGAGCACAAGCGGCTCCCGGCACCTAATCTTTTAGCAACTCTGTAA